The Melopsittacus undulatus isolate bMelUnd1 chromosome 9, bMelUnd1.mat.Z, whole genome shotgun sequence genomic interval AAGAGGGTTCCGCCTGCCCCACCACCACTATGAAAACTGGAGGGTGAAAAACCtaattttttgggggggttttttgttttttttttgtccctgcccatggcaggagggttggaaattgatgatcttaaggtcctttccaaccctaactattctattctttGCTTCTAtataacacaaaataaatataaacagaCAAACAACATTGCTGGCCCaaaaagaactgattttttaaCTATATAACTGCTTTCAGTGGATTGTTCTACTAGACCCCAGTATCAAACTAGTGAATAATGGAACAGTACATTAAAAAGGTaacaataaaatacattcaGCTGTAAGCTCTGAATCAAAATGTACCAAGtaaggaaagcagaagaaatatattaaaCAGTCTAGATTTTGATTTTCCCTACTAAACATCTTTCCCAATTCTTTAAGTATTCATATTAACCTCAATTCCTTAAGTacaagaaatactttactgCATCTAATTCCTTAAAAACAGAGAGACAAATGCTGTTATTTCTCATGTGAAACTCAAAAGACAGAGCATAATTCATATGCTgttatacatttttatatacGATGACAGCAAGCTTTGAGTTGACAGTATACAATTCAGAAACACAAGCTTATGAAAAGAATACAAGTTCTTCTAGAACCATAATGTTCAACTGATTAAACACAAGCTTCTCATGCACTTTTAGTATTCATACACAGCTGGTGATCAATTAATGAAACTTTACATTAGTTTGTAACACACACTACAGATTTATTTAAAGTGTTTCTCACTTGAGTGCCTGGCTCGAAATCAGGATGTGTGAATGGTCCAGATCGCTCGAGAAACTTCCTTACATGGTTCCAGCGACCTTCCCAGTCTCCAGTGTCCCCACACCCACCATCAACAGCCATTCTGCACAGAACACAGTAAATTCAGCTGCAAAATCATAGAGAAAAAGCCACACctccaaaatgttttatttctttatatagcTTTAAAATACCTAAATTATTGACCATTCATACAAATGCATCTGCATATTCTTTAAGCACATAAGTTATGCACATGAACATTTGTATGAGTGGGTTTTATTCGTAGAGCTAGAAAGCAATAATACAAATATGCATAGAGGGGAAAACCACAGGCATTTCAATAAACCCCAGATTCTGCTTTTACTAGTAAAAGTTGACCTGAAGTGAAAAAAGGGTCTAgcctttttgctttcattccccTCATATTTAAAGAGGACACAGAGAAAGAGGTTGTCCCTTTAGATTTTGAGGGTGTCAAGTCCTGTATCCTTTTTTTGACAGTTTTTTGAAGTTCATAAATCATATTTAGAACTATCAGTGTGTAACTACAATTGTGAGGCACTGAATAAGTAACAGTAAAATGCTTCAACACTGGCCTCTGAGTCTTCACAGTTAATTTAAATGAGTGTTACCAAAAGTAAGAATCTacccttttttctgcttttgcaggtCACTTTTAACAGTACATAAATTTGAACTCTTCAGAGACTTATTGGAATAGTTCAGCATCAGCTCTCATAAGCAACTAACATAAGATCATCACCTACGCAGAACAAGCCCTTTCTTAAAGCACACTTCCCTTTTTAAATAGGAGCACCACTCAGTGTGTATGTACAATTACATTCTATGTTAATAAAAAACTAAGCTTGTTACAAAAGAGCTCACGAAGTATGAAAGGTTGTGTCATCGTTGATAAGGTGCATTATTTGCTTCCTCCTCTGAATAGGAAGAACACTCAGATCAGTAACTGTTGGGTAATGTTTAGAATTTATTATTACTTCCTGGCGACTTAtctcagaaggaaaatgtaGTAAAAACACGTAGACAATGAGTGCCTTTATCCTCACAGAATTCAGAAGATGGACAACACAGTGTGTCCAgagtaattttaatttacagGCAATTAGTTTTGCAAGAATTTCAGTAACAGGGAAAACTTCATTAAACTGCAGGAATAAAATACATCATAATTGCCTGTGTTTTGACTGCAGACTGAACTCATTCCTCATTAACTGCTGGCTTCAGGTAAGCTACTGAATTAACAGCTGAAGATCTAAACCATTTATTTCAGATCATAAAGGTCTTTTGACCTCTGACTTGCACTTCTGAATCTTCCCCAGTTTCCACAATAAGgtgaaaatacacatatttcACATCATGGGAGATAGTGTGAATAGATACAGCATTCCCTCTGCTGAACCCTGGGCTCATCTGTTTGCAGGATACATTAAGCACTGTCTTATACAAATAAAATGGGCAGATACACATCACAATTGCTTCTACGGATTATATAATAATTCTTAACTTTTCTGGAAACAAGTGCAGAAGCAGTGCTTGGTGACATTAactttttttatccttttatatAGTCCATATAAACAGCTATTAAGCAGTAGTACTCCCTTTAGATGTGCTTTTCCTTTACAAGTGATAAAATGGCAAGCTCTAGGTTTGTTTTTGTGATTACACTACAGTCTGTTTTTTTACAGGGATGGACATCATGGAGATCTCAAAAACTTCAGTAACTCCACCTGAGATTTTGTGTTTAACTTCAGAAACAGGTTTCTAAAGTGTTTATGCTGGTGTTGTTACAGCATTACCAGGTATCTGTTATGAGAGCTTAGCaaaattctcatttatttcatcGAATTACTTTAATTTAACAATTTGTTTAATATAtcagagcagcacagtgctTATATTGCTTTAGGCTCACTTTCCCGTCCCATCTCCAAGGCTCCACGTGTATGAGGGACTTGGCATGCACCCCTCCCCATCCGACATGCACAGGGATTTTTGTGACCCTCACCccaacacacacatgcactgcCTGTGAGTTCACTGCTCAGACAGGCAGAGATCTGCTTTGTGATCTCTGGGAAgagggacacaagcagatggAAGGGAACAGTTAAGGGATGGAAGCAGATGAGGTTAAAGATTACTGAACATTCGTTTTCAAGGCTGTTAAGACAGATGCATAGAATTTAGGGTTTTAATAAGCAGAGGCAACGGTTCTGCAGCCTGAACTTTTAATTTTCAGCCAAGATTTAGTCACCTGCTTCTAGCCTAGAGACCCTCCCCATGTCCCTGACAGGCAATGCAGCTCTTCCCACTCCTGTCACAAAGCTCTCCAGCACACCAGCCTTTACTCATGCCAAGCTCCAAGCCCGCGATTCCCATCCCCACTCCGGGTGAGCCCCTTGGTCCTCTCCCCAGGTAGATTCCTCTTCCCCAGTCCTTGCTATTCAAGCGCCCTTTCGCGTCCCCTTTCCTCATCCTGGCCTTTCTAACACCTCTCCTCCGGCTCCCTTCACCCGTGGGGCCCCGGGCCGCTCACGCACGGTCGCCCCAGCCAGCGCCTCTCCATCGGGCCCCACAGCTAACCCGCAGCCTCCTCCCAGCCCACACCTCTCCTGCGGGGCTGCGGCTCATCCTGACCTACCAGCCACCCCTCAGCAAGcgctgcctgcccctgccccgGGCCGGGAGCCCGCTCGCCCGCAGCCCCGCACTAACCCATCCGCCAGCAGCTCCTCTAgcctccttcttttcttctccctaaaagagagagaataaaagaaGGGTCAGTATCGCGCTACAGAGACcggggaggagagagaggggaCCCCGGAGCCCACCCGTCCCCGGGAAGCGGGGAAAGGGGCGGCCAAGCACACACATACAGGGCACTTACGGTTCTCCGCTATCCGCCAtatttccctctgcttcccacGTTGCTCCGCGGCGCCCCAATGGGCGGTGCTTCCCCAGCGCGCAGCCGCACTTGCTGGCCTAGAGAGTCGGGAAGGGGGACAGAGCGCCCTGGGCGCCATGGCAACCGGAGGGGTACCCCCCGGGCCCCGAGGTACGGAGCGGGCAGCCCAAGCCACACCTGCCCCACGCCGCcacttccctccctccatccttcTGTCCCAGGCGCCTGGCCCCGGGTCCCCACGGCTCTCCCGACGCCCATATCCCCTGTGCTTCCCGGGAGGTCGGGACGGCATCCCCAGGGACAAAGCGTGTGTGATGGTCGCGGAGCATTAAAGCCCATGGGAAGACCGAAGACCGAAAGCGGCCTCTGCCTGGCCGGGTGACTCCTGCACCCGAGCTGCGTTATCCAATAGCTTTCGCCTCGCAGCGCTCCCCGGGCAGAGTCTGAtccatgggctgcatcaaccAGAGCCTGCACGCAGAAGCCTGGGGTCCCACAGCCAATGCAAGGAGTGACCCCTGAGCGCTGGGTGGGAGCAGATGGGCCGGTGGAGCGTGAAAGCACTGAAGGAGCAACTGTTCTGCATGGACTGGTGGGGTTCAAGCCACTGTGGCTGCTGGCAGTGACCCTCCTCTTCAAAGCCAGAGGGTTTAGGGCCCAATCCTCCTATCACAGAACCACCCTGCAATGGCTTGAAATGCCCCCAGTGCCTCCTCGGCTGGGGCAGCCATTCCATGGTCCCCTCCTCCatgctccatccccaccagAGGATGTGAACTGGATCTGTCACTGAATATTAAATGTGTGTCATGTTTTCCTGAGGAAACAATGCTGAGGTGAGTCCGGAACAGGTCATGGAGATGCTTcgagggctgaagcacctctgctatggtGAGAGAGCACAGGCTAAGGAAGCTGGGCTTcagctgttgagcctggagaagagaatgctctGGGGAggcttagagcagcttccagtgcctaaaggggccaacaagaaagctagagaggggcttttgacaaggacaTGTAGAGAGGGACAAGTAAGAACAGCTTGAAACTGacagaggagatttagattgtACGTTAGGAAACCAAAAtattccctgtgagggtgctgaggcactggcacagggtgcccagagaaactgtggctgccccatccctggcagtgttcaaggccagtttggacacatgggcttggagtaacctgctctagtggaaggtgggtggaaactggatgagctttaagctcgTCCCCAGCACAAACCCTGCCGCGATCCCATGACCACACAGCGGCCACTACCGGCAGCAGCTGTCTCTCCCGGGCAGGCAGCGCTACATACGCCCCTCGCCTGCGCTGCTGCTCGCTCCTGCGCGGTTTCCGTGGCGTTCACCCTCCGCGAAAGCCGAAGGAAAGGCCAAGGCCGCCCCGGGGCGGTGCCGCTGTGCTCTTAGGCCTGCGCGGCGGGGCGTGCCGGCAGCCATGGAGGTGCAGGTGGCGCCGCTGCGGGCCTGGGACGACTTCTTCCCCGGCTCGGACCGCTTCGCCCGGCCCGACTTCAAGGACATCTCGAAATGGAACAACCGGGTGGTCAGCAACCTGCTCTACTACCAGACCAACTACCTGATGGTGGCCGCCGCCGTCGTCTCCATCGTGGGGTCAGTGCGTGAGCTCGGAGCTCCCTCCGGCAGCGGCGGGCGGGGAGGGGCCGGGCCGGGGAGGCCGCCGCATTCCCCGGGCTGGTGTCGTTGAGTCTCGGCCCGGTGACACGGGAAAGGGCTGGGCCGTGCGCGCTGCGCTGCCGGGTGGGATGCTGGGGTGTAGGGAGATGCCTTTCTCCGCCGCTCCTTAAACCTCTGATTTATCTTGTGTCGTTTAAAATATGAAGGCCTTGGTTACAGCCTTTCTTGTGGAAATGGGGCGTGTTGGGTTAGGAGGAGGGTTTAGGACTTATTTATTGGTGGGTCCGAGGActccctcttttttccctcttccgTGGACTGCTCATCATTCCCTTTGCCCACGGGAACGGGCTCCAGGCACCCCCACCTTGTCGCTGTCAGAAAGTAGCAATGGGTTTGCGTGcggatgctgctgctgtctgcaaaaCTGAGCTGCATCCTGCGCAATGATCTGTGTTTCCTCACTAAATCTGTCCAGTGTGGCTGCTCAAGCTGAGAGCAACGTATCCCCAACAAAATTAAGAAGAAAGCCCATGCCACTATGCAAACCTCAGCTACGGTATGAATCAATAAGAAAAAGCAgcgttctcagcctgtcctttCATGGATCACAGGCCAAAGCTCCCTGCAACCCAGAGCATCTTCATCAACTTAGATACTGGGTCAGCAGCTTCAGGAGCCCTAACAAGATGCTGACTGcttagcaaaaagaaaaaggatggaTTTAGGGAAAGAATTTTAAGCCTCTGCAGGATAAGATAAGATGTGCTACAGCCAAAACCACTCTGGCCTAATGGCTGGGCAACTCTCCAATTTAAGCATTTGCATTTGTGCATTGTTTGTTGTTAAGAGTGAAGTATTCCAGTTGCCATATTAAAAGCTTAATCATCAGCTTCTGCTGCATGTCTGCTTAAGAGCTTTCTCACCAAAGACCCTAAGCAATACTTGAAGAAAAGTCACATAGGCTTTGACTCAAAGGGTGATTATAAGGTTATTTACCTATTCTCTTCAGGAAACCTGAGCCTGACAGAACAGGCtaataaaaatgacatttccACAGTCTTGCTGTTCTTATAACACCTTGGTCCAAAATACTGTGTTCATCTACAATTGTTTAGCAGCACGATGCTGCAATTAGCTCTCAATGAGTAGATAAATCACAGTGGCCTCGGCAAGTAGGGGGACAGCTCTTCTCCCCAAGGTGGGGGAAAGAATATAAACAGTTTTGATATCTCTGCTTGGAAAACAGTAATGGCAGCAGCTTTTATTCAGTTTCCTAAATTCCTCCTTATAAACTCCAGTCTCTTCAGATCAAGGGTAATATATCTCCAGATTATTTCCCACTATTTTCCTGGGttgggagatggaggaggaagagagccaCAGGAAATAGAGAATAATATCAGAACTGTAATTCTAATATCTTCATATTGAGAGGTAACCCTCTGAACTGAAAACTTGCAGGTGAGGAAAACCTGGAATGGGATTTTTGTCTTAGAGCCTTTCTTATGTGATTAATTCAGTTTTTAtaacactgaagtaaaaaagtGTAGGAGAAGAACTCTAAAGGAAACAAGATAACAGAAACTATCCTTAGATTTTTCACTTGCCTTTGGGAGAAAGGTAAAGAAAGTTTTCCCAATATATTTAAATTGGTGACTAAGTTGCTGTCTTGCACTTCATTCTGCAATAGGCAGGAATCCCTGAGTGATCAATGATGAATCATGGCTTTTTAGGAACTCCAGGGCTGTACATAGGCCTAACAGAAGGATTATTGAAACTGCTGATGGAGTGGTCTTCCTGTGATCAGAACTAAACTTACCCTGTTACCAACTGTACCTGGTTTTAAATCATCTAATTATATATACAGACTTATAACACAGAGATGGTATTTTCAGCTATTGTAATACTTGGTAGCTGTGGTGGTGCGGGCTGATGTGGAAATCATAGCCTAGAGTGTTCTTAATATTGGAAGTACAATGTTTATTACCACAGCTTCAGTTCACTGCCTCTATTACAACAAAGTTCACCTTCAGCTTTTTACTGTCTCTacatggtatggaataacctTACCACTAGTGAGTGGAATTGTAATGGTCTCTGCTGTATCATTTGCCTGCCTTTCTCCTTCCATCCACCTTCTCCGACAGCTCCTGTTACATGTAAATGATGTTCTGTGCTTTGCAATAATGTAGATTTTACTCTCAGCCTACAGGACTAGgtagaaaataaatcaatgaaCAAGACTTGATTTGTTAGTGCTAACACAGGCTGGTGGTAGCAGCCTTGTCTCTTCCACCCACCCCACCCTCCAAATTCCTTTAGGAATGAATCTTAACTAGCATGCtattccctcttccccttccccagttCTTTTGCAATAGACTGCTGATACAGCCCAAGATCTTTACTAAGTCAAATTGGGCCCTTTCTCCCAGCTGCACAGGACCTGGGCTGCCTGTTCTTACCCTGAGCCAGGGCCCTGTCATTGTGTGCTGTACAGATACTTATTAAAATAAGTGCCTCCCACAGCAGTTTGCAGCTCCCCTCGAACAATCACTTTGGTTAACAAGTGGAATTTGTCCATGCTTTCACCTACTCCAACAAGGCAGCTCTGTCTTGCAGTTCAAACTTAACTACTTAAATTGATGGTGTTTCTTCTAGGCTTTTGTTGTCATGTAGTTGCTAAAAATGAGTTTCTAAATCTGACAGTATTAAAAGGTGGACTTCAGGGTGCTGCATCTAAGAAACTCTTATTTCTCTTCTGGCTTGTCTTCTACACAGCTTGAGGTTTGATGGCTTTTACCTTTGCCACTTCTCTAAAACACCTTCTGTCCATCTGCACAAACCCCTAGCAATGAGCGTGTgtctcttttctcctcccccAGACCACTACCTCAGCTGATGTGCTTGTAGCAATTCCCTTGCTAAAACAAAGACCCCAGAGCAGCAAAATGCTCAGTTTCTCTAATGCATGATGAAAGATTAAGAATGAGTGAGCAAAAGACATTGCTTTAAAACATACATTGTCTAGTGATATTAGTACATAACTTCATGAAGATCTGGGAATTCTACAGGAAGGAATCTGGCTCCTCAAAGCAATGCAAGTGAGCAACAGTAAGTACAGAAGCATTGCTGTATCTGTGGATGCTGAGGGCCATCACCTGGGACAATGTGCCATATATAGTTTTAGTGCTACCTCTAGTTACAGTTATATAACTGCAGTGAAGCTAAAGTATGAAGAGAGAGGAGGCAGAACATTATCCTTTGAGCTATTTAAATGAACACAAATGAGGAAGGAAACATTTAAGTGCTCCAACATACCCTCTGCTGAGAACATGGTGGAGCAAAAGGTCTTCTAAAAGTGAGTTTTAGTGCTTATTTGGTATAATGGCCTAACGGAGCTGCTCTGTGTAAAAAGATGATGTTCTCAATGACTGCAAGTCTTCTGTTCAGGGCTTTTGTTCAGACTTGGCTGGTCACATGCAAGAGAAACAGATGTGGCAGCAGCCGCTGAATAGTCACCCAGAGACAGTCATCCCAAATGGAGATGATTTAAGGATGAAGCTagcttgcttttgcttttttatatgGTCTGTCCTATTTCTGGGATCGTGCTGTAGGAGACTTCTTTTCTTGCATGAAGGCTGTGTCTTGCCtggctctttttttctccctatgcTATACCATATATTCTTCAAATAACTTGCCACCTTTTCTGCTCTAAGGCTGTGCACAGGTGTGCAGACAGGAAATTACCTGACAAAAAGAGGCAATGTGACaggtgactgaaagcagggctTCTTTGGGCTTTCCTGCACCTACCAAATTTAACCCATCTGGTAATACATGTAAGGGCAGAATACAGAAATATGAATCCAGTAAAAAAGGTATCTCATCTTAATCTGTTTTACTGGCCAGGGGTAGCTGTCAGTACTTCTTCCCACCCAACTGCACCCCCAGGTGCTAGCatctctgctgtcttctgctcCTACTTCCCAAACACAGTATCCTATGTTGCTACTTAGCACAGGACAAGGCCCATGTgtctgcagccaggcaggatgtttcttttgtttgttttccccatcTCTTTACTTTGTATAAAAGCGATTCAGAAGAAACCTGATCTCTGAAGGGCAATTGCAAGTTGCCCTGCAGCATTGCTGGAACTGAACCTAGGTGACAGCTTTTCCTTGCCAATTTGTCCCAGCTGTACTGGAGGTCACAGCATCCTACCAGGGTTGTAACCTGTCTAATACAGAAGGCAATGAAGGAGATCATCCAGCTATTATGTTCTGGGCTGTTAGCACACCAAATACTACTTAGTCCTGTCATACTGAGTCCTTTCAGAGTCATGAAAGCTAGTGGTTTTCTTCTCCAACCCCAAAAGAGTTTTTCTACCCCTGAGTCATCTGAGCAATGTAAACTCAAGTTACCATACCATTGCCATGCTAATAGTGCCATGCATTGCATTTTTAGGGTTTTGAGAGGTCTCAAATCTGTCCTAAGGGGAATTATATTTAGAAAGTATCTTGTAACATATGTAATGGCTGGTCACTTACCTTGTCTCTGCAGCTTTGAAAGCCTTCCAGCCTTCTTGCCTGAGCATAAATTTGGCATATTGTATTCTGATCTCTCCATAAGTAAGGCCAATAGCAGTTTGGTGGTTCAACTGTAAAGTGACTCCTGGGCTGCTGTACAGCTCTTTTGCCACAGATACTGGTGTTCTGAAACAATGTGTCcatgttttttccttgtttgtccTCAGCTATTGTGTTATTGAGAGCAGTGTGCCAACAGAGCTGAGCAAAACTGGACAATGGAAGTCTGCCTTCCCAAAAAATGCCATTGCTGGAGAAATTTCTATATATGAATTTCTATGAGAATCTTAGTGCTGCAAGGTACACTGTGGGTGAGTCAAGCAGTAAAGGGGAGCCTGGCATATGACACCCTATCCAGTACCATAATCAACAGTATTGAAGTCTGTGGACACATGGCTGATAACTTGAATACCAGTTTTTAGTGGCAACTGCTATCCCCATCTGCTTTCGTGTGGTTCTGAATAACTTCATTTGATACTTATGTTCACTGTCTCCTTGTACCCACTGGAATGCAGCCCACTTCAGAAAACATGTAATTCAAATAACTTTCCCCAGGAAAGTGGGATCTTGTGAGTGTGTGCTggatttttggttggttgttgggttgtttttcttcatatccCAGTCAGTTATACAGAACCTGTATAATGCTAGAAAGAAGCATAGAACAGAGAAGTCTTTGGTCTCTTCCTTATAAATACAGAGGAATTACTCTTCACTACCAGTTTCTGAAGTTGTAATGAGAGTagggaaaataaagctttgagAGTATGTAACAGACACAGGGAAATTGTAGAGGGGAGTTCTGCCTATCCCTTTGTTGCTTCCAGGGTTATCTTTTGCACAGATATTTGGGAACAAAAAATTGGTTATGAGTTGCTTGGGCAAGTTTGGCCATTTCTGGTCCAAGATAGCAGTGACGTGGAGGTGAGCTCTGCCTTAAAAATCTCATACGTCCTGTACTGCATATGTAGGCCAGGCGCTAGTGTGGTCCAGTCATGAGTCACCAtccttctcctgctgcaaaGGAGCACAGATGAAACCAATTTCCTTCCAGAGCAATGCTGTTCACTTTTTCCAGCCTGGAAAATTTAGATTGACAATTCAGAGCTAAATATAATCTGGCTACAGGGAGTGGCTCAGATGCAACAAGCAAGTCTGCCCTGTCACCACTTCCAAAAAGCCCTATTGGCTTTTCAGCATGAGTAGCAGAAGCAGGTGGGGAACAAGTCTGAATTTTATCTCTTTCTATGCAGTTGTCCTGTCTCCTGTTGGCACAACTGATGTAAAGAATCAAGAGCCAGTTTGTcctctgaaatactgctttggGGTTCTTCCTTCTCTAGGAGAATGCTCTCTGGTGCTGCAGGTAGGGTGTTGGCATACCAGTCTAGCAGCGGATTTCTTTTGCTGGTGCCGGATGTGAAGCACAGACCACAAACCAAAGCATCCTCCTCAGCAGTGGGGTGGAGTGGTGAGTCATTGTGCCTGTTAGCTTTGGAACAGTAAAGTCTACAAGAGGAGATCTTGACTGCATCTGGCTTTAGCAGGGCAGAGTTATGCTACTGTCATAGTTGTAGCAACTCAGAGCACTCAGCTGCTGTGTAATTAAATTTGTGCACGTATAAGCAAATAAATCAGAATGCACATGAAATCACATCACTTATTACAGTGTAAGTAAATACAATAGAGCCTGGACTTAATGTGAGTACAGAAACAAGCTAAGCAAAGTCATTGCTAAAAGCTTGACTCTCAAAGAGCTCTGAATACTTGGGAGGTGGTTTGAGCATGTGCTGTTCTTGTGCTGGTCCAAAAAAGGGACTTGCTGTTTATAGTGCAGAGCTGATCCACTTGGTGGCTTGGTTTGCTTGGTAACTATAATAGAACACAAACCTCAGCAATTACTTTCTTGCCAGGCCTGGCTCCACTTTTGACCCATACTCCAGTTCCTTCTGACTCTTAGGCATGCTTTCCTGGGACAGGGCTACATCTGTTGTGCTGACAGTGGTAAGCTCCTTCTGCAGGTTCACAAAATCATTTTGTTTGAGTGTAAACTGAAAAGGCTCATTCAGGAATAAGAAATGATAAAGTAACTTTTTTACTCGATGTTCCCCTACTTTTCCCATTGTGCAAACCCAGATGAGATAATCTGAAAAGCTAGTTCATCTGAAGGTCTAGGCTGAGCCTGGTTTTGGTCATGTGTAGGCAGAGCAATCCCTTGGGAAGCTGATTGTTGGCTCCATCTGCCCTTGGGATTTGCTGGGTCTGATATCAAATGAATATATTGATTGCACAGGTAGGAGGGGTCCTGGTGGTTACTGCTGCTATCAAGAGGTACTGCAGACACTCTCATTATCCTCAGCTATGCTCAGGGTGAGAACATAAAGACAAAATATCATCTAAATTCACTGCCAAGGGTTGCTGGATCAGTTGcactttttgctttatttggcTTCTGCCTAAAAATTAGATGCTGATAAAGGTCTTGACAGCAGCAACTGAATTCCTAATGCCCTACCTCCCTAGTAACAGGTTACCAGTTAACTAGATGTTTGCTACATGGACACAGGTCATGAAGgttctgaaatgaaacacttacttctgttttcttatttctcctctccagatttctgaGTCCCCTGAATATGCTCATTGGTGGTactgtggtggtgctggtgttCATGGGGTTTGTGTGGGTATCGCACAACAAGGATATCCTCCGCAAGCTGAAGAAGCAGTACCCAACTTCATTTGTAGTGGTCATTATGCTGTCTAGCTACTTCTTGATCTCCTATCTGGGAGATGTCATGGTGTTCATGTTTGGGATCACGCTTCCTCTCCTCTGTAAGTATTCTGCTCTGGGAGCCTAAGGGGATATGACTTGGGCTTTCTCAGTTAAGTCTGCAGAGTTTAAATTGGCTGTTGCCTTCAGTACTTCTATTTAAATGACCTCAAAACAAAcctgggcagggagggatgcaAAGCAGCACAAGCTATCTTTAATGTTATTATTAAGTGGGTACCTGCGATTATTTAAGTGGTCACTGAGGCTTCCTCTTCTTCCAGTGCTGTCATGGTGCTGGAGTGCTGCAAGAACTATGCATTCCTTGGGCATTAATAAGTGTTTCTGTCATGCAGTGATGTTTGTCCATGCTTCCCTGAGGCTTCGGAACATAAAGAACAAGCTGGAGAACAAGATGGAAGGAATAGGCTTGAAGAAGACCCCAATGGGCATCATACTGGATGCTCTAGAGCAGCAAGAGGATAGTATCAACAAACTGGCTGACTACATATCTAAAGCAAAGGAGTAAGCAGCTGCAACGTGGCATTTTTACCTGTTGCAGGAGTGTAGTTGCTATTTACTATTGTTCAAGCTTGCTTTCAGTTTGTGTACAAAACAGGAAATGCACGTGGTACAGATTAATAATTGCAGGATACAGGTATTCCAATGTCTTCAGGGCTCCTCTAAGAACATAAAAGCAGCAGTCTTTTTCTATTGTATAGCAAAATGTTCTGGTGTTTACACAAATACATACTAACTTAAAAGCATTTGCTTGTCTCTTCTTCTGGAGGGT includes:
- the ARL6IP5 gene encoding PRA1 family protein 3; protein product: MEVQVAPLRAWDDFFPGSDRFARPDFKDISKWNNRVVSNLLYYQTNYLMVAAAVVSIVGFLSPLNMLIGGTVVVLVFMGFVWVSHNKDILRKLKKQYPTSFVVVIMLSSYFLISYLGDVMVFMFGITLPLLLMFVHASLRLRNIKNKLENKMEGIGLKKTPMGIILDALEQQEDSINKLADYISKAKE